Genomic segment of Arachis hypogaea cultivar Tifrunner chromosome 11, arahy.Tifrunner.gnm2.J5K5, whole genome shotgun sequence:
TTATCCCCAACACttctttatgaagttcatatTGTAGCCATCACAGCCAGGGGCCTTAGACGACTCGCAATCCCAAATTGCTTCCTTTATTTCGTCAGCCGAAGGCAACCTCTCTAAGTCTGTAGCCTCCTCTTCCTGTATCTTATTAACTAGGCCATCCCGAATACCTACCAAAGGTGACGCTTCGTGACGATACAAGTTCTTATAAAAATCTCTTATTGTACTCTTAATCCTGGCTTGATTCCTCACCAATCTGCCACTTATCACTAACGCATCAATCCGattacttcttcttcttgctaaGGTTAAATTATGAAAATATCTAGTGTTCTTATCCATGTACTTAGCATGTCGGGACCttgacatctgcttccaatggaTTTCCTTCCTGACATACCAACACTTACAGAAGCTAACTAGAGCCCTCCTTCTTGCCTCCATAGTTCCATCATAAACTCCATCACTAGCCAAATCATCCAACTTCCTGATTTCATCCTCCAACTGCTGTACCTTCAAATCAATATCACCAAACTTCTCCTTGTGCCATCTACTCAAAGGTATCGTCAAAGTCTTCAACTTTTCAGTAAATTGAACTTTTCCTAAACCCCTCCATTCCTCCTTCACCATTCTAAGAAACCCGTCATGTGAGAACCAAGAATCCAAACTTTGAAATGGCCTTGCCCCCCCCTCTTAATCTACTATCCTCCACTATCAAAAGACAATGAGCAGATAAACCTCTTGGCCCACTTTTAAGCCGCATCTCAGGAAACTGTTCAAGCCATTCCAGGCTAACGAAGACTCTATCAATGTGACTGCAAGATTGGCCTCTGAACCATGTAAATTTGTGATCATTCAGTTCTAAATCCACTAACTCCATATCCCGTATCCAGTCTTTAAAATCTTCCGCTGATGCTGTTAAAGCATTAGCTCCTTTTCTTTCTTATACTCTCACAGCCTCATTAAAATCACCCATATAACAAATTGGGACCTGTCATACTCCAGCAATAAAACTCAACTCCTCCCACACAATTAGCTTCTCCTCTCTGACATGCGCACCATACACCAAACAAAACGCACAATGAAAATTATTGCTCATCAACACCCCTTCCACACACAGCCACCTCTCCCCTTTATAACAGTTACTCAACTTAAAAATCATTTTGTCCCACATTAACAATAGACCTCCATAAGCCCCTTCGAAACCTACATATTCCCAATCCACCGCATCATTTCCCCAAATTTGCACTACGTCAAACTTAGTAACTTCATTCTTCTCTGTCTCTATCAAGCCTAGTATATTCacattattttttctcttaaaatttttaaccatACCCACTTTTCCAACACCCCCAATACCCCTCACATTCCAAAAACTATAAATAATTTAAGCACATTATTACACACCTTATTCCGGTTTTTAGGCCGGCTCCTTCTTGCTTTCTCCTTTTGCTTTGCTTGCCTTCGTTTCTATGCAAGCATTTCATTTTGAGCTTGAAGAGCTGCCATAATATCGTCTTCCTCGTCATATGAGACATCCCCTGATTCCACTGCCAAGGCCCAAACAACTCTGTTTTTACCCAAGTCTTTATCCCAATTTTTTATTTGCTTCACAATATTCTAATCACTGATTACATCCTTTTCAGAATGTCCAACATCCTCCAAGTTCCTGACCGTCCCATCCTCTTCAAAGCATGTTCCCTCCCTTAGAGTATCCTCTCCCCCTGAATCTGCTTCCTTTACTCCATCATCCTTTACCAATCTTGTAACAATGTTCTTCTTTACACTCCCATCGAGACTTTCGTGAACCGTATGTGATATGACATTAGTTTCATTCAAGCTCCCTATTATTCTTCCCCCTTCCTCCCCATCCAATAGATTGTCGCCATCTATCACAGAGTTGTTGACCGCATGAAGTATCCCTGCACAAGAGAAATCATTCATCCCTACGTCGTTTACCTTCATTACCATAGAGGTTTCCACTATTGGCACTGGCTTGTGCCCTCCAACACCGTCATGCTCCTTCACGGCACGGAGCGGACCAGCGGCGGCAGCGCCAACGTCAAACTCGTCACTCGCCATGACAGTGACCGCTTTCCAAACATCTCCGCTGGCACCACCGTTGACCTTCTGCCGGCCATCTTCCATCCCTACTACTCCTCCATCATATCCTGCGTCGCTATTGTGATTCACGTTATCCACCACAGCTACGTGATACCCAAGACCCTCCTCTCTCATCACTGTCCAATGTATTGTATCCCCTGCACCACCACCCGCAGCAGCTGCCAAGAACTCCTTGTGAAAGTGCAGTATGATGAAGTCACCATCACACCTTACGGTAGCAACATGAGTGTGATCAACTCCAATCCCCTTCCTATCCTCACGCGGCACCACGCTCCTACCTGGGAGTACATCCCATGTTCCACATCCTGGTTGGGTTACTCGAACCGCCCATCCTCCCGGATAAGCTAGCTCATGAGCGCTTATGTGGTTTTGGCCTACATCACACATATTCTCTTTAGTATGCTGATCTACGTTATTGGGCCCCTTATCCTAGGAGTAGCGTCTTCATCAATTAAATGCAATCTCATAACTGTCGATCTAATTATAAGAGCTTTCGTTGCTTTTTTCAAATTTACCGAAATTTCCGTACGCCATTCATCCAGTTCTTTGAGGGAAATGACCCTTCTATCCATTCCTTATTCGTCAGCCAGTGCCACCTGTGTCACCATCTCCGCTGCCTTGTCCCACCCCATCTTTAATGGTATCTCCTGTGATTTAGTACGGACGCCAAATTCCAACTCTGGGCTGCATCCTACTCTACTTGCCTCTCCTATCTGCTTCATGCTGTTCAAACCATCCACCACGGTCACTTGGTGGTTCCCATAGCTAATTAAACTCTGCTAAATATATCTGGTATTAGCGGCATCTTCTGTAACATGTTTCGCCTTATCATCAAACTATTTCCGATACTTAGTCTCTCCCACAAAGATCTGTTTACCCCACAATCGCATTTGGTCCATCTCTTGTATTGCTTTCAGTGCCTCTGCCTTCGTAGTATACCTTATGAAAGCAAACAAGTGAATTTGATTCttaaatttatacaaaaatatgtaatattataagatattttttcttttttctaatagAGTCTAAATTTGTTcttgatttaaaaatatttttgtgaataaaaaataatcttcagtgtatcttttcaaatttagatctgtattatcaaatttaaatcaccttaaaaaaaaaatagaattaagacACCATAAAAAAAGATAACCACTCGTAAAAAGAGGAGCCAAGTTTATATGTACTGGAGTCTTTCACGCCATATGCCTTTTCCACTTAGTAATAGAAAACTCATCCTTTcggtataaaaaaattattaagtggTTGTTCCACAATTTAAAGTGTTTTTTTAACCTTAAAAAATATTGTAGGATAATTTATCGTAATATTAGAAAGACaataactaaaataattttttaattttaatatttaaaatttatatttataatatttatgattatatattaattacacataaaattatttaaaaaatttattaataattaagaatatagaataaattatcaataaattataactcaaataataTGATCTTTTCATACTCAACTAAAAAATCGTCAGTTCGAGTTTTTTTATGgttgataaaaaaaagaatatagaataaatttaaattagtttttattctttcctacttatttttttataatttatatatccGTCATTTGAACACTAGCTAGGGTCACTATAATTTTAGTCAActtttattattcttaattaatttacttttttcttttgtaGTTTTCTAGCCTAAAATTATGTTCACGCAGTTTAGTCCACATGGCACTCATGCATCTAGGTCCGAAGTTCAATGGAAAAACAAGCATACTCTCGAATTTACGGTGAATTATGTTACATGACAATTACACCAATCCATGATTCTTGAATCTTGATGTAACATTTATATCTTTATGATaactatattttaaattattaaatcctGCCATGTATGTGTAGAACttacaatgaacaaataaagaacaTTATTCGATTTAATATTATTCATTTGGACGAAGGgattgatctaaaaattttaaaaaatattagaaattattatatttttattaaatagatatgaattaatttgtacaattattttaatacaatttgatatgaaaaataattcatctaataaataaaaagttagaaattaatttaataattaaattaccctATTACAATTTTTTCGGAGGAATTAAAATATTACTCTTTTATGTATATCTCATGAACTTGTATgcgattttttatttattttgatattacATATTAGTGTGTGAAATACATATATATTAGACAAAACAGTATttaatagaaaattataaattaataaatatatttttttcacgGATTGACATTTTTTGTAGATTGTACTTTTAcgaataaaaagtatttttatataatatgttTTTCGTAaattgataatatattttttgtagaccgtattttttttttaataaaaagtaattttttataatatactcCCAATAAATTATTTGTATCACAAAtgcttttagaaatttattaaacactaaattattcaatatttgagtaattcaaacaatatataaaaaaattaggcaCTTGTAGGGCGTAATTAGGTCAAGAAAGAAAGCATATACCAAAAGCTCTTTTAGGGTGTTCCAATGAA
This window contains:
- the LOC112720843 gene encoding uncharacterized protein, which encodes MVKEEWRGLGKVQFTEKLKTLTIPLSRWHKEKFGDIDLKVQQLEDEIRKLDDLASDGVYDGTMEARRRALVSFCKCWYVRKEIHWKQMSRSRHAKYMDKNTRYFHNLTLARRRSNRIDALVISGRLVRNQARIKSTIRDFYKNLYRHEASPLVGIRDGLVNKIQEEEATDLERLPSADEIKEAIWDCESSKAPGCDGYNMNFIKKCWG